The genomic stretch GGGAGCACTGGCGGCTTGTCCGCCAGTGCTCCCCAGAAAATTATGCCTACGGCCGGAAGACCTTAAGGTCCAGGTCGCGGATGGACTTGTAGTGCTTGAGGTTGCTCGAACACAGGGGCATGGCGTTCTCGGCGGCCGTGGCGGCCACAAGGGCGTCGGGGATCGCCAGAGCCGTCCTGAGGCCGTATTGTTCCATGTAAATGGATGCGCGGTTGCCGATGTTTTCGGTCAGGGGGAGCATCTGAAAAGCAAGGTTCGTCAGAGTGACGCGGATGGCCAGGGCCTCCTGCTTGTCGCGGGCGCCCTGAAGCAGTTCCATGTACGTGATGACCGATAGGCAGCGGTCCGGCGTCTCGTCCAGAAGCCGGATCGCTTTCGCGTTGCTCCTCATGTACCAGATGAGCACGTCGGTGTCAAATATCATGGATGCGTCCCCGGCGGAGGTTGCGCACATACCGCAAGACGTTGGCCATGTCCTTCCGGTCTTTCCACATGCCGCACGCGGGTTGGTCCTTGGCTGAACCGACCGGCTTCGGCGCCGTGCCGGCCGGATAGATCACGGCCTTCTTCTTGCCGCGGTAC from Planctomycetota bacterium encodes the following:
- a CDS encoding type II toxin-antitoxin system Phd/YefM family antitoxin, whose amino-acid sequence is MKASVLDLRRRMGRVLEALDRNEPVTLMYRGKKKAVIYPAGTAPKPVGSAKDQPACGMWKDRKDMANVLRYVRNLRRGRIHDI
- a CDS encoding type II toxin-antitoxin system VapC family toxin: MIFDTDVLIWYMRSNAKAIRLLDETPDRCLSVITYMELLQGARDKQEALAIRVTLTNLAFQMLPLTENIGNRASIYMEQYGLRTALAIPDALVAATAAENAMPLCSSNLKHYKSIRDLDLKVFRP